One Halosegnis longus DNA window includes the following coding sequences:
- a CDS encoding replication factor A (Replication protein A protects and stabilize the intermediate ssDNA that is generated by the unwinding action of a DNA helicase at the replication fork. In addition, SSBs prevent the formation of secondary structures by single-stranded template DNA.), which translates to MSVTQHAKEIHEQFSDQLDVSVEEIEERLDTLVNEYRIPADEARRSVVSNYLDETGMDRDDLGGGGNETVEVADIAEDEQWVDLRVTVADLWEPRSESISQVGLLGDESGTIKFVAFETSELPELTEGASYALGNVVTDEYNGNYSVKLNRTTSITELDEEIEVGDDDVSVEGALVDMQSGSGLIKRCPEEGCTRVLQNGRCSEHGEVDGEFDLRIKGVLDDGDEVHEVIFDKEATERLTGTGLEEAKQMAMDALDTTVVADEMAAEIVGRYYRVTGPTFGRYVLANEMEQLGGADAEATLIRARSM; encoded by the coding sequence ATGAGTGTTACACAACACGCCAAGGAGATACACGAGCAGTTTTCAGACCAACTCGACGTGAGCGTCGAGGAAATCGAGGAGCGACTCGACACCCTCGTCAACGAGTACCGCATCCCGGCCGACGAGGCGCGCCGCTCCGTCGTCTCGAACTATCTAGACGAGACGGGGATGGATCGAGACGACCTCGGTGGCGGCGGCAACGAGACGGTCGAGGTCGCCGACATCGCCGAGGACGAACAGTGGGTCGACCTGCGGGTGACGGTCGCGGACCTGTGGGAACCACGCTCCGAGAGCATCTCGCAGGTGGGACTGCTCGGCGACGAGTCGGGCACCATCAAGTTCGTCGCCTTCGAGACGAGCGAGCTGCCCGAGCTGACCGAGGGTGCGTCGTACGCGCTCGGCAACGTCGTCACCGACGAGTACAACGGCAACTACTCGGTGAAGCTGAATCGCACGACCTCGATCACGGAACTCGACGAGGAAATCGAGGTCGGCGACGACGACGTGAGCGTCGAGGGTGCGCTCGTGGATATGCAGTCCGGCAGCGGGCTCATCAAGCGGTGTCCGGAAGAGGGCTGTACGCGCGTGCTCCAGAACGGCCGCTGTAGTGAACACGGCGAGGTCGACGGCGAGTTCGACCTTCGCATCAAGGGCGTCCTCGACGACGGTGACGAGGTGCACGAGGTCATCTTCGACAAGGAGGCGACCGAGCGGCTCACCGGCACCGGTCTCGAGGAGGCCAAGCAGATGGCGATGGACGCGCTCGACACGACGGTCGTGGCCGACGAGATGGCCGCGGAAATCGTCGGGCGCTACTACCGCGTGACCGGCCCGACCTTCGGCCGGTACGTGCTGGCGAACGAGATGGAACAGCTCGGTGGCGCGGATGCCGAGGCAACACTCATCCGCGCGAGGTCGATGTAG
- a CDS encoding GNAT family N-acetyltransferase, whose protein sequence is MAGPVYLSTDRIDLRTVEDDDLEFFHEATNHPEVRRYINSFDGPVSKTEYERETFEKHRTEGVSLVVCDGGTRVGNVSLGPISDEHGWANLGAWLHPDHHGEGYAIEACALLLDYAFGEHGLRRVRAQHLGPNDNSRRLLDRLGFTQEGVARDHYRFEGGVVDDVRYGLLADEWPGSEQIVE, encoded by the coding sequence ATGGCAGGCCCAGTGTATCTCTCCACCGACCGCATCGACCTCCGGACCGTCGAGGACGACGACCTCGAGTTCTTCCACGAGGCGACGAACCACCCCGAGGTACGCCGCTACATCAACAGCTTCGACGGCCCCGTCTCGAAGACCGAGTACGAGCGCGAGACGTTCGAGAAACACCGCACCGAGGGCGTGAGCCTCGTCGTCTGTGACGGGGGGACGCGCGTCGGCAACGTCTCGCTCGGTCCAATCAGTGACGAACACGGCTGGGCGAACCTCGGCGCGTGGCTCCACCCCGACCACCACGGCGAGGGGTACGCGATAGAGGCGTGTGCACTCCTCCTCGATTACGCCTTCGGCGAGCACGGACTGCGGCGGGTACGCGCCCAGCATCTCGGCCCGAACGACAACTCCCGGCGACTCCTCGACCGACTCGGCTTCACGCAGGAGGGAGTCGCGCGCGACCACTACCGGTTCGAGGGTGGAGTCGTCGACGACGTTCGCTACGGGCTGTTGGCCGACGAGTGGCCCGGCAGCGAGCAGATCGTGGAGTAG
- a CDS encoding efflux RND transporter permease subunit, whose product MSVVDRIVDGILDHSRAVIAVMILLTVVVGAGAPMVEQTSSLDQFQTDSEAGEKLEYLEENFQTGDENTTSAQIIIRDDNVLDRESLLGSIAYQQTLRANETVNATLTDSTPTVGISNIVAITAISQEEGEDVQRLATEFQQLNQTVTEERAAIEARNETLTETTGLLRERLTFLRENPDADPAAAFEEVRANTPVEFTEEDGQTFEQAAQQLRQAETQEEAEQAYTLGTQGVLSDQYEQLTERSEDLEATATELESVGDQLQTEREQFQNAQNATLTEQYEQLESMNGSDIESTVATVLGDGGDGGANTRALGFMPTDFDTGSTSAEATMLLVRQSSDAPAGNNAAASDPVIDAQLAMQSLGESADGGEYLIFGAGIISDEINSSMTDSLLIVGPLALIFVIIALVVAYRDVLDILLGLLGIGGVLAWTFGFMGWADISFNQLMIAVPVLLIGLSIDYAIHIFMRHREERGEDDTPRGSMRVALAGVGIALVYVTATTVIGFLSNLTSPIPPIRDFGVVSAFGITAALAIFGILMPAVKAELDEALEARGIDRRKRAFGTGGGRFSAALSVGATAARRAPYLVLVLVLLVSAGGAYGATQVDTSFSQEDFLAEEPADWMKDLPEPFAPGEYTAKSNLEYVNENFIREDSQAQILVEGGVTADTVLERVDTAEEAAADKEVTQTLSNGDPDATTPLSVMRDVAASDEAFAETFESADTDGDGVPDRNVEGVYDALYEAAPDEANSVIYQTDDGEYEALRLVISVQGGASGDAIQTQIGEVATELDGNGLESTATGSAILNKIVQDELLDTVINSLIITLAATFVFLMAAYRLTEGSATLGAVTLLPVALTVTWILGTMYLLDISFNVLTGMITSLTVGLGVAYSIHLSERYNQELARTGDVWDSMERAVTGTGGALLGSAATTIGGFGVLVFAILPPLQQFGLITGMTILYAFLASVLVLPSLLAIWTRFVGPADIDDDSAGDAATTAAAEQTATGDRTGTRDVERTVAAPGDSVPVTVSVTGLGGRSVVHERSDAPVTFHDATPVPVDTATADGSLYVAFETDAATVEYTVEIPADATDGASFDIEGEVLAGDETTTVEGETTIQVIPDLFERITVAGEVSDADLRRAADQYEAGDLSETQMDRIYRAWVRGELAEEQ is encoded by the coding sequence GTGAGCGTCGTAGACCGTATCGTCGACGGAATCTTAGACCACAGCCGGGCGGTCATCGCGGTGATGATTCTGCTGACGGTGGTCGTCGGCGCTGGCGCGCCGATGGTCGAACAGACCTCCTCGCTCGACCAGTTCCAGACCGACTCCGAGGCGGGCGAGAAGCTGGAGTATCTGGAGGAGAACTTCCAGACCGGCGACGAGAACACCACCTCCGCACAGATAATCATCCGCGACGACAACGTCTTGGACCGCGAGTCGCTGCTCGGGAGCATCGCGTACCAGCAGACGCTCCGGGCAAACGAGACGGTCAACGCGACGCTCACCGACTCGACGCCGACGGTCGGCATCTCGAACATCGTCGCCATCACGGCAATCAGCCAGGAGGAAGGCGAAGACGTCCAGCGACTCGCGACCGAGTTCCAACAGCTGAACCAGACGGTCACCGAGGAGCGCGCCGCGATCGAAGCGCGCAACGAGACGCTGACCGAGACGACCGGGCTGCTCCGTGAACGGCTCACGTTCCTGCGCGAGAACCCGGACGCCGACCCGGCGGCGGCCTTCGAGGAGGTCCGCGCGAACACGCCGGTCGAGTTCACGGAGGAGGACGGCCAGACGTTCGAGCAGGCCGCCCAACAGCTTCGACAGGCAGAGACGCAGGAAGAAGCCGAGCAGGCGTACACGCTCGGCACCCAGGGCGTCTTGAGCGACCAGTACGAGCAGCTCACCGAGCGCAGCGAGGACCTCGAAGCGACCGCCACAGAACTGGAGTCGGTCGGCGACCAGCTTCAGACCGAACGCGAGCAGTTCCAGAACGCGCAAAACGCCACGCTGACCGAGCAGTACGAGCAGCTGGAGTCGATGAACGGCAGCGACATCGAGTCGACCGTCGCGACCGTGCTCGGTGACGGCGGCGACGGCGGCGCGAACACGCGCGCGCTCGGCTTCATGCCGACCGACTTCGACACCGGTTCGACGAGCGCGGAGGCGACGATGCTGCTCGTTCGCCAGTCGAGCGACGCGCCCGCCGGCAACAACGCCGCGGCGTCCGACCCCGTCATCGACGCCCAACTCGCGATGCAGAGTCTCGGTGAGTCGGCCGACGGCGGCGAGTATCTCATCTTCGGGGCGGGTATCATCAGCGACGAAATCAACAGCTCGATGACGGATAGTCTCCTCATCGTCGGGCCGCTCGCGCTCATCTTCGTGATTATCGCGCTCGTGGTCGCCTACCGCGACGTGCTCGACATCCTGCTCGGCCTGCTCGGCATCGGCGGGGTGTTGGCGTGGACGTTCGGCTTCATGGGCTGGGCCGATATCTCGTTCAATCAGTTGATGATCGCGGTGCCGGTGTTGCTCATCGGGCTGAGCATCGACTACGCCATCCACATCTTCATGCGCCACCGCGAGGAGCGCGGCGAGGACGACACCCCGCGCGGCTCGATGCGCGTCGCGCTCGCGGGCGTCGGTATCGCGCTCGTCTACGTGACCGCGACGACCGTCATCGGCTTCCTGTCGAACCTGACGAGCCCGATTCCGCCGATTCGCGACTTCGGTGTCGTGAGCGCGTTCGGTATCACCGCGGCGCTCGCCATCTTCGGCATCCTGATGCCGGCGGTGAAGGCCGAACTCGACGAGGCGCTCGAAGCCCGCGGTATCGACCGCCGGAAACGCGCCTTCGGGACCGGCGGCGGTCGGTTCTCGGCTGCCCTCTCCGTCGGCGCGACCGCCGCACGCCGCGCGCCGTATCTCGTGCTCGTGCTCGTGTTACTCGTCAGCGCGGGCGGGGCCTACGGGGCGACGCAGGTGGACACCTCCTTCTCACAGGAGGACTTCCTCGCCGAGGAGCCGGCCGACTGGATGAAAGACCTGCCGGAGCCGTTCGCGCCCGGTGAGTACACCGCGAAGTCGAACCTGGAGTACGTCAACGAGAACTTCATCCGCGAGGACTCACAGGCGCAGATTCTCGTCGAGGGTGGCGTGACAGCAGACACCGTCCTCGAACGGGTCGACACCGCGGAAGAAGCCGCGGCCGACAAGGAGGTGACACAGACCCTCTCGAACGGCGACCCCGACGCCACGACGCCGCTGTCCGTGATGCGTGACGTGGCCGCCAGCGACGAGGCGTTCGCCGAGACCTTCGAGAGTGCTGACACCGACGGCGACGGCGTCCCCGACCGCAACGTCGAGGGCGTCTACGACGCGCTGTACGAGGCCGCTCCCGACGAGGCGAACAGCGTCATCTACCAGACCGACGACGGCGAGTACGAGGCGCTGCGGCTCGTCATCTCGGTGCAGGGTGGCGCGAGCGGCGACGCCATCCAGACCCAGATCGGCGAGGTCGCGACCGAACTGGACGGCAACGGACTGGAGTCGACCGCCACGGGCAGCGCCATCCTGAACAAAATCGTCCAGGACGAACTGCTCGATACGGTCATCAACAGTCTCATCATCACGCTGGCGGCGACGTTCGTCTTCCTGATGGCCGCCTACCGGCTCACGGAAGGGAGCGCGACGCTCGGCGCGGTGACGCTGTTGCCCGTCGCCCTCACCGTGACGTGGATTCTGGGGACGATGTATCTGCTCGACATCTCCTTCAACGTCCTGACGGGGATGATTACGAGCCTCACGGTGGGGCTTGGGGTCGCCTACAGCATCCACCTCTCCGAGCGGTACAATCAGGAGTTGGCTCGGACCGGTGACGTGTGGGACTCGATGGAACGGGCCGTCACGGGGACCGGCGGCGCGCTGCTTGGCTCTGCTGCGACGACCATCGGCGGCTTCGGCGTGCTCGTCTTCGCCATCCTGCCGCCGCTCCAGCAGTTCGGGCTCATCACCGGGATGACCATCCTCTATGCGTTCCTCGCGAGCGTGTTGGTGCTCCCGAGTCTGCTTGCCATCTGGACCCGGTTCGTCGGTCCGGCCGATATCGACGACGACTCGGCGGGTGACGCGGCGACGACGGCAGCCGCCGAGCAGACCGCGACCGGCGACCGAACCGGGACGCGGGATGTCGAACGCACCGTCGCCGCCCCCGGCGACAGCGTCCCGGTCACGGTCTCCGTGACCGGACTCGGTGGTCGCAGCGTCGTCCACGAGCGAAGCGACGCCCCGGTCACCTTCCACGACGCCACGCCCGTCCCGGTCGACACGGCGACGGCCGACGGCTCGCTGTACGTCGCCTTCGAGACCGACGCCGCGACCGTCGAGTACACGGTCGAGATACCGGCCGACGCGACCGACGGCGCGAGCTTCGACATCGAGGGTGAGGTACTCGCCGGCGACGAGACGACGACAGTCGAGGGCGAGACGACTATCCAGGTGATTCCGGACCTGTTCGAGCGTATCACCGTCGCGGGCGAGGTCTCGGACGCCGACCTCCGGCGGGCCGCAGACCAGTACGAGGCCGGCGACCTCTCGGAGACGCAGATGGATCGCATCTACCGCGCGTGGGTCCGGGGCGAACTCGCCGAGGAACAGTAA
- a CDS encoding A24 family peptidase encodes MLSSPPTDLLRLSVVPVFLWAAYRDIQTRRVRDELWAPLLLLGVVALAVDGLAAVAVGGPRLQLFGIHLAVSLGIVAPLGYVFWQLGGFGGADAKAIIVLALVFPEFPVYLLANGSFPLTETPLGVFSMTVLSNAVLVGLVSPLLLAARNLLSGRISLAMFVGRPARVPEVANEYGSLLETPEGLTRRGLDLDALRMYLRWRRLTLADIRRDPDCYRNPASLTDETGEPTDGALAAGPDVTDGSLPGSDAPAPVVRPTDPDDPWGAAAFLAAIDSSAYGTTPEQLRAGLDVLAERDTVWLTPGLPFIVPIAVGLVVGLVYGDLLYALLAFVGLAP; translated from the coding sequence CTGCTGTCCAGCCCGCCGACGGACCTGCTTCGCCTCTCCGTCGTCCCCGTCTTCTTGTGGGCTGCCTACCGGGATATTCAGACCCGCCGCGTCCGGGACGAACTCTGGGCACCGCTCCTCCTGCTCGGCGTCGTCGCGCTCGCCGTCGACGGACTCGCCGCCGTCGCCGTCGGCGGGCCGCGACTCCAACTGTTCGGGATTCATCTCGCGGTCTCGCTCGGCATCGTCGCCCCCCTCGGCTACGTGTTCTGGCAACTCGGCGGCTTCGGCGGGGCCGACGCGAAGGCGATTATCGTGCTCGCGCTCGTCTTTCCGGAGTTTCCGGTGTATCTACTCGCGAACGGGAGTTTCCCGCTCACGGAGACGCCCCTCGGCGTCTTCTCGATGACCGTCCTCTCGAACGCGGTGCTCGTGGGACTGGTCTCGCCGCTGCTGCTCGCGGCGCGGAATCTACTTTCCGGTCGTATCTCCCTTGCCATGTTCGTCGGCCGACCTGCACGCGTCCCCGAGGTAGCCAACGAATACGGAAGCCTGCTCGAAACGCCGGAAGGACTGACGCGGCGTGGGCTCGACCTCGACGCCCTCCGGATGTATCTGCGGTGGCGACGGCTGACGCTCGCGGACATCAGACGCGACCCCGATTGCTACCGGAATCCGGCCTCGCTCACCGACGAGACCGGGGAACCGACGGACGGGGCACTCGCCGCCGGGCCGGACGTGACCGACGGCTCGCTCCCCGGGTCGGACGCCCCCGCCCCTGTCGTGCGACCAACCGACCCCGACGACCCGTGGGGCGCGGCGGCGTTCCTCGCGGCTATCGACTCCAGCGCCTACGGCACGACGCCAGAACAGCTGCGTGCCGGCCTCGACGTGCTCGCCGAACGCGACACCGTGTGGCTCACGCCCGGCCTCCCGTTCATCGTCCCGATAGCTGTCGGGCTGGTGGTCGGACTCGTCTACGGCGACCTGCTGTACGCGTTGCTCGCGTTCGTCGGACTGGCACCGTAA
- a CDS encoding TrmB family transcriptional regulator, which produces MNADGAVEALTDLGLSTYAARTFIGLQQLGVASASDIAAVTDVPRSQVYGATDELEALGLVDVQAGSPQRYRSVDLDRAHEILRSRLETTTDRAFSYLESIQDEQEPSDGQEAIWTTEGADSIAARVAALADDAGGRIFFATSQPRLIDGNVLDALVAADARGVDVIVASADDEVRTLVAEAGIPVEAVGRDDELEISIGRVFVADGSTVLLSVLPTAEIPHVEREAAFWSVDTGFAMILAGLVREQFADA; this is translated from the coding sequence ATGAACGCCGACGGCGCGGTCGAGGCGCTCACCGACCTCGGCCTGTCGACGTACGCCGCCCGGACGTTCATCGGGCTACAACAGCTGGGCGTGGCGTCGGCGAGCGACATCGCCGCCGTCACGGACGTGCCGCGCTCGCAGGTGTACGGCGCGACGGACGAACTCGAAGCGCTTGGACTCGTGGACGTACAGGCCGGGTCGCCACAGCGCTACCGGTCGGTCGACCTCGACCGCGCCCACGAGATTCTCCGGTCGCGGCTCGAAACGACGACCGACCGCGCCTTCTCGTATCTGGAGTCGATTCAGGACGAACAGGAGCCGTCGGACGGACAGGAGGCAATCTGGACGACCGAAGGAGCCGACAGCATCGCCGCCCGCGTCGCCGCGCTCGCAGACGACGCCGGCGGACGCATCTTCTTCGCGACGAGCCAGCCGCGGCTCATCGACGGGAACGTGCTCGACGCGCTTGTCGCCGCCGACGCCCGTGGCGTCGACGTCATCGTCGCGAGCGCCGACGACGAGGTGCGGACGCTCGTCGCCGAGGCCGGGATTCCGGTCGAGGCGGTCGGCCGCGACGACGAACTCGAAATCAGTATCGGGCGCGTCTTCGTCGCCGACGGCTCGACGGTGCTGTTGAGCGTGTTGCCGACCGCCGAAATCCCGCACGTCGAGCGGGAGGCTGCCTTCTGGAGCGTCGATACCGGCTTCGCGATGATTCTCGCCGGGCTGGTGCGCGAGCAGTTCGCCGACGCCTGA
- a CDS encoding RPA family protein, with protein MSSIPTREVARRAFAHEYNDASYTFKESDDERAPVYALLPTGERANRVFIVGTLTETEDIGEDSEYWRGRIVDPTGTFFTYAGQYQPEAASALRDIEPPAYVAVVGKPRTFETDDGDVNVSVRPESINVVDAETRDRWVVETADRTLDRIERFDAEGNEYGSMADEQYDLPLGEYKQAAVEALQSLEAEDDERDEPAEVEA; from the coding sequence ATGTCTTCGATACCAACCCGCGAGGTCGCGCGCCGCGCGTTCGCACACGAGTACAACGACGCCAGTTACACGTTCAAGGAATCAGACGACGAGCGCGCACCGGTGTACGCGCTCCTCCCGACGGGCGAGCGCGCCAACCGCGTGTTCATCGTCGGCACCCTCACCGAAACCGAGGACATCGGCGAGGACTCGGAGTACTGGCGCGGCCGCATCGTCGACCCGACGGGGACCTTCTTCACCTACGCCGGGCAGTACCAGCCCGAGGCGGCGAGCGCCTTACGCGACATCGAGCCGCCGGCGTACGTCGCCGTCGTCGGCAAGCCGCGGACGTTCGAGACGGACGACGGTGACGTGAACGTCTCCGTCCGGCCCGAGTCCATCAACGTCGTGGACGCCGAGACGCGCGACCGCTGGGTCGTCGAGACGGCAGACCGGACGCTCGACCGCATCGAGCGGTTCGACGCCGAGGGCAACGAGTACGGCAGCATGGCCGACGAGCAGTACGACCTCCCGCTCGGGGAGTACAAACAGGCTGCAGTCGAAGCGCTCCAGTCGCTGGAAGCCGAGGACGACGAACGCGACGAGCCGGCGGAAGTCGAGGCCTAA
- a CDS encoding MFS transporter, translated as MSVARSVRQSPAVLVIFASTLIAVMGVSLISPALPAVQDALGITESQASLLLSAFTLPGVVLTIPLGMLADRIGRKPILVPSLVLFGLCGSGIVFVESAIPISIGPVVLAEAFPVILGLRAVQGAASSAIAMVTVTLIGDSFDGDTRRKLIGTNAAILAFGAAAYPLLGGALATIAWTVPFLCFGLGLVVAVPGLFVLSEPDRKAVEDGQGLRAFLTGPTSLRPYAVLYAAILGIFVILYGAQLTAVPFLLDDTYGLSSAEIGLLLGVPAVAMGTTATQTDRILARLTSFQSIALGFVVYGVGMGIVATTQSVVVSGFGLLLFGFGQGFAEPITDTALNELAPDEFRGSIMSVRTSVLRLGTTIGPPLCTVAALRVGYRQTLLVGGVLAGAFGLCWLAASYR; from the coding sequence ATGTCTGTCGCCCGAAGCGTCCGCCAGTCGCCCGCGGTCCTCGTCATCTTCGCGAGCACGCTCATCGCCGTGATGGGCGTCTCGCTCATCAGCCCCGCGCTTCCCGCCGTGCAGGACGCGCTCGGTATCACTGAATCGCAGGCGAGTCTCCTCCTGTCGGCGTTCACGCTCCCGGGCGTCGTGCTCACGATTCCACTCGGCATGCTCGCCGACCGCATCGGCCGCAAGCCGATTCTCGTCCCCTCGCTCGTCCTGTTTGGACTCTGTGGCAGCGGTATCGTCTTCGTCGAATCTGCTATCCCCATCTCCATTGGCCCCGTCGTCCTCGCCGAGGCGTTCCCGGTCATCCTCGGGCTTCGGGCGGTCCAAGGGGCCGCGAGCAGCGCCATCGCGATGGTCACGGTGACGCTCATCGGCGACAGCTTCGACGGCGACACGCGCCGGAAGCTCATCGGGACCAACGCCGCCATCCTCGCGTTCGGCGCAGCGGCGTACCCGCTGCTCGGCGGTGCACTCGCCACCATCGCGTGGACCGTCCCGTTCCTCTGTTTCGGTCTCGGTCTCGTCGTCGCAGTCCCCGGGCTGTTCGTGCTCTCGGAGCCGGACCGGAAAGCCGTCGAAGACGGCCAAGGGCTTCGCGCCTTCCTCACCGGTCCGACCTCGCTGCGGCCGTACGCCGTGCTCTATGCTGCGATTCTCGGCATCTTCGTCATCCTCTACGGCGCACAGCTGACGGCGGTGCCGTTCCTGCTCGACGACACCTACGGGCTGTCGTCGGCCGAAATCGGTCTCCTGCTCGGAGTTCCCGCGGTCGCGATGGGGACGACCGCCACCCAGACCGACCGCATCCTCGCTCGGCTCACCAGCTTCCAGTCCATCGCGCTCGGGTTTGTCGTGTACGGCGTCGGCATGGGCATCGTCGCGACCACGCAGTCGGTCGTCGTCTCCGGGTTCGGGCTTCTCCTGTTCGGCTTCGGACAGGGCTTTGCCGAACCGATTACCGACACCGCGCTCAACGAACTCGCGCCCGACGAGTTCCGCGGAAGCATCATGAGCGTCCGGACCAGCGTGCTCCGACTCGGGACGACCATCGGCCCGCCGCTGTGTACCGTCGCCGCGCTCCGGGTCGGCTACCGCCAGACCCTCCTCGTCGGCGGCGTCCTCGCGGGCGCGTTCGGTCTCTGCTGGCTCGCCGCGAGCTACCGGTGA
- a CDS encoding TRAM domain-containing protein gives MSGCPLADQCPQFQERIEGMGCTHYGDRGGAEWCNHYSQPINELKQQPVEPGEEVVITVDDIHESGAGVGRTEDGFIVMVDGILPEARSRVKITKVLDNFARGEELERLELEEDEEEEEGDDGEDADASDEDDEEETGGRAQRERLGSREDFWGS, from the coding sequence ATGTCCGGATGCCCACTCGCTGACCAGTGTCCCCAGTTTCAGGAGCGAATCGAAGGGATGGGGTGTACGCACTACGGTGACCGCGGCGGGGCCGAGTGGTGCAACCACTACAGTCAGCCGATTAACGAACTGAAACAACAGCCCGTCGAGCCGGGCGAGGAGGTCGTCATCACGGTCGACGACATCCACGAATCCGGAGCGGGCGTCGGCCGCACCGAAGACGGCTTCATCGTCATGGTCGACGGCATTCTGCCGGAGGCGCGCTCGCGGGTCAAGATTACGAAGGTGCTCGACAACTTCGCGCGCGGCGAGGAACTCGAACGGCTGGAACTGGAAGAAGACGAGGAGGAGGAGGAGGGCGACGACGGCGAGGACGCCGACGCGAGCGACGAGGACGACGAGGAGGAGACGGGCGGACGGGCACAGCGCGAGCGGCTGGGCAGCCGCGAGGACTTCTGGGGCTCGTAG
- a CDS encoding TetR/AcrR family transcriptional regulator yields MSGDPDSREQIMQAAFEALATHGYADLTVARIADEFTKSKSLLYYHYDGKDDILRSLLDYATDQFLATLDAESTDDPAANLREFVDQLLPESPSEDALTGRRVILELRGEAVGNPDFRATFTAMDDRLRDRVTAEIEAGVERGRFAVADPETAATDLTMLLNGALLESATTDHDITEQARATLHARIDALAEGVDE; encoded by the coding sequence GTGAGCGGCGACCCGGACAGCCGCGAGCAGATTATGCAGGCGGCCTTCGAGGCGCTCGCGACCCACGGCTACGCCGACCTGACGGTCGCGCGCATCGCCGACGAGTTCACGAAGAGCAAGTCGCTGCTCTACTACCACTACGACGGAAAAGACGACATCCTGCGGTCGCTGCTCGACTACGCGACCGACCAGTTTCTCGCCACGCTCGACGCTGAGTCGACCGACGACCCGGCCGCGAATCTGCGCGAGTTCGTCGACCAACTGCTCCCCGAGTCGCCGAGCGAGGACGCACTCACCGGCCGTCGGGTCATCCTCGAACTCCGGGGCGAGGCGGTCGGCAACCCCGACTTCCGGGCGACGTTCACCGCGATGGACGACCGACTCCGCGACCGCGTCACCGCGGAAATCGAAGCCGGCGTCGAGCGGGGCCGGTTCGCGGTCGCGGACCCCGAGACGGCGGCGACCGACCTGACGATGCTGTTGAACGGTGCGCTGTTGGAGAGTGCGACGACCGACCACGACATCACCGAGCAGGCGCGTGCGACCCTCCACGCCCGCATCGACGCGCTCGCGGAGGGAGTGGATGAGTAG
- a CDS encoding DUF7091 family protein has translation MSNRRRLARLLRSKLRAAGTEYERAKGEYAAGKANLPTDEQGNARLVCRRHAEKRAVPLDGDVPRCFDADHPDCEGCLADIREGCVETW, from the coding sequence ATGAGCAACAGACGCCGACTCGCGCGGCTGCTCCGGTCGAAGCTCCGTGCTGCGGGCACGGAGTACGAACGCGCGAAAGGCGAGTACGCCGCCGGGAAGGCGAACCTCCCGACCGACGAGCAGGGGAACGCCCGACTCGTCTGTCGCCGCCACGCAGAGAAACGCGCCGTCCCACTCGACGGCGACGTGCCGCGGTGTTTCGACGCCGACCACCCCGATTGCGAGGGGTGTCTCGCGGATATCCGCGAGGGCTGCGTCGAGACGTGGTGA